In a genomic window of Burkholderiales bacterium:
- a CDS encoding cupin domain-containing protein produces MKSGFLAGLGPREFMRRHWQKQPLLARGALPRYATRDRITREDLYTLAARDDIESRIVARRGAQWSVRHGPFTRQQLVRMPRRNWTLLVQGVDQKLPQAAGLLREFAFLPHARLDDVMVSYAAPGGGVGPHFDSYDVFLVQGSGERRWRIGSQADLELVPDLPLKILERFEPEQEWAVQPGDLLYLPPQYAHDGVAVDECITYSVGFRAPAADELASAFLDFLQDRLDVEGRYADPGVTPTREPGRLPQRMVDYAARITDRLRWSRADVERFVGAYLTEPKNNVVFEPPQRPLKPEAFAKRAQARGVRLAAATRMLVSNGDAYINGERHVPARRDIGRIATLADARELPPGFGGASGVTSLLYRWYAAGYIELAP; encoded by the coding sequence ATGAAATCAGGATTTCTCGCCGGTCTCGGCCCGCGCGAGTTCATGCGGCGACACTGGCAGAAACAACCGCTGCTCGCTCGCGGTGCGCTGCCGCGCTACGCGACGCGCGATCGCATCACCCGAGAAGACCTCTACACGCTCGCGGCGCGCGACGACATCGAATCCCGGATCGTCGCGAGACGCGGCGCGCAGTGGAGCGTGCGCCACGGCCCGTTCACCCGGCAGCAGCTGGTCCGCATGCCGCGGCGAAACTGGACGCTGCTCGTCCAGGGCGTGGACCAGAAGCTTCCGCAAGCGGCAGGCCTGCTTCGCGAGTTTGCGTTCCTCCCGCACGCGCGGCTCGACGATGTCATGGTGAGCTATGCGGCGCCCGGCGGCGGCGTGGGTCCGCACTTCGACAGCTACGACGTCTTTCTCGTACAGGGCAGCGGCGAGCGGCGCTGGCGCATCGGCAGCCAGGCCGACCTCGAGCTCGTGCCCGATCTGCCGTTGAAGATACTCGAGCGCTTCGAGCCCGAGCAGGAATGGGCCGTGCAGCCGGGCGACCTTCTTTACCTGCCGCCGCAATACGCGCACGACGGCGTCGCGGTCGACGAGTGCATCACCTATTCGGTCGGCTTCAGGGCGCCCGCGGCCGACGAGCTCGCGAGCGCTTTTCTCGATTTCCTGCAGGACCGGCTCGACGTCGAAGGCCGCTACGCCGACCCCGGCGTGACGCCCACACGCGAGCCCGGACGGCTGCCGCAGCGCATGGTCGACTACGCTGCGCGGATTACCGATCGGCTGCGCTGGTCGCGCGCGGACGTCGAGCGCTTCGTCGGCGCGTACCTGACAGAGCCCAAGAACAACGTGGTCTTCGAGCCGCCGCAGCGGCCGCTGAAACCCGAGGCGTTCGCGAAGCGCGCCCAGGCGCGCGGCGTGAGGCTCGCCGCCGCGACGCGGATGCTGGTGTCGAACGGCGATGCCTACATCAACGGCGAACGTCACGTGCCGGCCAGGCGCGACATCGGACGGATCGCAACGCTGGCCGACGCCCGCGAGCTGCCGCCGGGTTTCGGCGGCGCCTCCGGCGTCACGTCGCTGCTTTACCGCTGGTATGCGGCCGGCTACATTGAGCTTGCACCATGA
- a CDS encoding class I SAM-dependent methyltransferase, giving the protein MPHDNPDPAPWMLRWESLIPDGPVLDVACGRGRHARWLAARGRAVDAVDRDAAAIEALRSVPGVSAVCADIENGPWPYAGRRYAAVIVANYLHRPLFPNLLAALAPGGVLLYETFAAGNERYGKPSNPDFLLREGELLEIVRGKLRVAGYEDVLVEHPKPALVQRICAVAPASWDTIAR; this is encoded by the coding sequence ATGCCCCACGACAATCCCGACCCTGCGCCTTGGATGCTGCGCTGGGAATCGCTGATTCCCGACGGCCCGGTGCTCGACGTCGCGTGCGGCCGCGGCCGGCACGCCCGGTGGCTGGCCGCGCGGGGACGCGCGGTCGACGCGGTCGACCGCGACGCCGCGGCGATCGAGGCGCTGAGGTCGGTGCCGGGGGTGAGCGCGGTGTGCGCCGACATCGAGAACGGCCCCTGGCCGTACGCCGGCAGGCGCTACGCCGCGGTGATCGTGGCCAACTACCTGCACCGGCCGCTTTTTCCGAACCTGCTGGCGGCGCTCGCACCGGGCGGCGTCCTCCTCTACGAGACCTTCGCCGCCGGCAACGAGCGCTACGGCAAGCCCTCCAACCCGGATTTCCTGCTGCGCGAGGGGGAATTGCTGGAGATCGTGCGCGGGAAGCTGCGCGTGGCGGGCTACGAGGACGTCCTGGTCGAGCATCCCAAACCGGCCCTGGTGCAGCGCATCTGTGCCGTCGCCCCGGCCTCTTGGGATACAATCGCGCGTTAA
- a CDS encoding phosphate/phosphite/phosphonate ABC transporter substrate-binding protein, which yields MKLTTLKRAALGLAALLALGTAARAEEQPYAFNVLNQRSVALTSQYWNPILIYVAKKSGVPLELRLARTTKEANALAEQGQYHFLYTNHFFTPERDRLGFHVIARPAGPGIRGQIAVPADSPIKSLAELNGKEVAFASPDAFAAYWLPMDALLKAKVNVKPVFTANQEAGLAQLKVGTVAAAGVNDSIIQRYARREGFEYRLLWNSEIYNDLCIMASSKVPPAKLAAVRDALIGMMNDPEGRKVLQAGADLLKMNKDHLGFIASSDRDYDNYRAFYKKTLVKAVN from the coding sequence ATGAAACTGACTACGCTCAAGCGCGCAGCGCTCGGATTGGCCGCACTCCTCGCGCTGGGGACCGCCGCGCGCGCGGAGGAGCAGCCGTACGCGTTCAACGTGCTCAACCAGCGCTCGGTCGCGCTCACTTCGCAGTACTGGAACCCGATCCTCATCTACGTCGCCAAGAAGAGCGGCGTGCCGCTCGAGCTGAGGCTCGCCCGGACCACGAAGGAAGCGAACGCCCTTGCGGAACAGGGGCAGTACCATTTCCTGTACACGAACCACTTCTTCACGCCGGAACGCGACCGCCTCGGCTTTCACGTGATCGCCCGCCCGGCCGGCCCCGGCATCCGCGGCCAGATCGCGGTGCCGGCGGACTCGCCGATCAAGTCGCTCGCCGAGCTGAACGGCAAGGAAGTCGCGTTCGCCAGCCCCGACGCGTTCGCCGCGTACTGGCTGCCGATGGACGCGCTGCTCAAGGCGAAGGTCAACGTGAAGCCGGTGTTCACCGCCAACCAGGAAGCGGGCCTCGCCCAGCTCAAGGTCGGCACGGTCGCCGCGGCCGGCGTCAACGACTCGATCATCCAGCGCTACGCGCGCCGCGAAGGGTTCGAGTACCGCCTGCTGTGGAACTCGGAGATCTACAACGACCTGTGCATCATGGCGAGCTCGAAAGTGCCCCCGGCGAAGCTCGCCGCGGTGCGCGACGCGCTCATCGGCATGATGAACGATCCGGAAGGCCGCAAAGTGCTCCAGGCCGGCGCCGATCTGCTCAAGATGAACAAGGATCACCTGGGCTTCATCGCGTCGTCGGACCGCGATTACGACAACTATCGCGCGTTCTACAAGAAGACACTGGTCAAAGCCGTCAACTAA
- the bamC gene encoding outer membrane protein assembly factor BamC yields MSKLWTRVSVCIAACLALAACSGFNLEIPTKKIEYKSAGKLPPLDVPPDLTRPAADDRFAIPDSRGAATFSEYQRGREGRVAEPGSGAVLPVQDSARVERAGTQRWLVVKGDPEKLWPAVKDFWQEIGFIVNVEMPEAGVMETDWAENRAKIPDGFVRNTLGKLLDAVYSTSERDKFRTRLERGTQPGTTEIYISHRGMEEVYTGLASGTSQGGDTKWQPRPPSPELEAEMLRRMMVRLGVQEERAKTAIASSAAPQAPRAVLNKSRDGAGSLALNEQFDRAWRRVGLALDRVGFTVEDRDRSKGLYFVRYIDPEVDNKSASDKGFFSRFKFWGSSNDKSKAEQYRVLVKDEGERAQVNVLNKDGAAERSATANRILTLLYDQLK; encoded by the coding sequence ATGAGTAAATTGTGGACGCGCGTGAGCGTGTGCATCGCCGCGTGTCTGGCGCTGGCTGCGTGCAGCGGCTTCAACCTCGAAATACCGACCAAGAAGATCGAGTACAAGAGCGCGGGCAAGCTGCCGCCGCTCGACGTGCCGCCGGACCTCACCCGTCCCGCCGCGGACGACCGTTTCGCCATCCCCGACTCGCGCGGCGCCGCGACCTTCTCGGAGTACCAGCGCGGCCGCGAAGGCCGCGTCGCCGAGCCCGGTTCGGGCGCGGTGCTGCCGGTGCAGGACAGTGCGCGTGTCGAGCGCGCGGGCACGCAACGCTGGCTCGTCGTCAAGGGCGATCCCGAGAAGCTCTGGCCCGCGGTCAAGGATTTCTGGCAGGAGATCGGCTTCATCGTCAACGTCGAGATGCCCGAGGCGGGCGTGATGGAGACCGACTGGGCCGAGAACCGCGCGAAGATCCCCGACGGCTTCGTCCGCAACACGCTCGGCAAGCTCCTCGACGCGGTCTATTCGACGAGCGAGCGCGACAAGTTCCGCACGCGGCTCGAGCGCGGCACGCAGCCCGGCACCACCGAGATCTACATCAGCCATCGCGGCATGGAAGAGGTCTACACCGGGCTCGCGTCCGGTACCAGCCAGGGCGGCGATACCAAATGGCAGCCGCGCCCGCCGAGCCCGGAGCTCGAAGCGGAGATGCTGCGCCGGATGATGGTCCGCCTGGGCGTGCAGGAAGAGCGCGCGAAGACCGCGATCGCGTCGTCCGCGGCGCCGCAGGCGCCGCGCGCGGTGCTCAACAAGTCGCGCGACGGCGCCGGCTCGCTCGCGCTCAACGAGCAGTTCGACCGCGCGTGGCGTCGCGTCGGCCTGGCGCTCGACCGCGTCGGCTTCACCGTCGAAGACCGCGACCGTTCCAAGGGGCTGTATTTCGTGCGCTACATCGATCCCGAGGTCGACAACAAGAGCGCCAGCGACAAAGGCTTCTTCTCGCGCTTCAAGTTCTGGGGCAGCAGCAACGACAAGAGCAAGGCCGAGCAGTATCGCGTGCTGGTGAAGGACGAAGGCGAGCGCGCGCAAGTGAACGTCCTCAACAAGGACGGCGCGGCGGAGCGCTCGGCGACCGCGAACCGCATTCTGACGCTGCTCTACGATCAACTGAAGTGA
- the dapA gene encoding 4-hydroxy-tetrahydrodipicolinate synthase, giving the protein MAKLKGSLVAIVTPMRDDGALDLDAFRRLIDWHIAEGTDGIVVVGTTGESPTVDFEEHRQVIDFAVKHAAKRIPIVAGTGGNSTKEAIELAEHARKAGAEMSLTVVPYYNKPSQEGLYRHFRAIAEAVDMPHILYNVPGRTVADMQNDTVLRLAEIPNIVGIKDATADMQRGAELLRRKPEDFAVYSGDDGTALALMLLGGDGVISVTANVAPKLMHELCVAAIEGNVSRAREVNNKLLALHRDLFCEANPIPVKWAVQQLGLIGGGIRLPLTKLASGLHERVREAMRQAGLA; this is encoded by the coding sequence ATGGCCAAGCTCAAGGGCAGTCTGGTCGCCATCGTCACCCCGATGCGCGACGACGGTGCGCTCGACCTCGACGCCTTCAGGCGGCTCATCGACTGGCACATCGCCGAAGGCACCGACGGCATCGTCGTCGTCGGCACGACGGGCGAATCGCCGACGGTCGACTTCGAAGAGCACCGCCAGGTCATCGACTTCGCGGTCAAGCACGCCGCGAAGCGCATCCCGATCGTCGCCGGCACCGGCGGCAACTCGACGAAGGAAGCGATCGAGCTCGCCGAGCATGCCAGGAAAGCGGGCGCCGAGATGAGCCTCACCGTCGTCCCGTACTACAACAAGCCGTCGCAGGAAGGGCTGTATCGGCATTTCCGCGCGATCGCCGAAGCGGTCGACATGCCGCACATCCTGTACAACGTACCCGGCCGCACGGTCGCAGACATGCAGAACGACACCGTGCTGCGCCTCGCCGAGATCCCGAACATCGTCGGCATCAAGGACGCGACCGCCGACATGCAGCGCGGCGCCGAGCTTTTGCGCAGGAAACCCGAGGACTTCGCGGTTTACAGCGGTGACGACGGCACCGCGCTCGCGCTGATGCTGCTCGGCGGCGACGGCGTGATCTCGGTCACCGCCAACGTGGCGCCGAAGCTCATGCACGAGCTGTGCGTCGCGGCGATCGAAGGGAACGTGTCGCGCGCGCGCGAGGTCAACAACAAGTTGCTCGCGCTGCACCGCGACCTTTTCTGCGAGGCGAACCCTATCCCCGTGAAGTGGGCGGTTCAGCAGCTCGGCCTCATCGGCGGCGGCATCCGGCTGCCGTTGACAAAACTTGCGAGCGGTTTGCACGAACGAGTTCGCGAAGCGATGCGGCAGGCGGGACTCGCCTGA
- a CDS encoding Hpt domain-containing protein has translation MTVLNVETTLERLAGDQELFGEIAQILIMTAPAQLESIGAALQTNDLKSAYEEAHSLKGAVGAFEAPEVFTQVAAVEKLARADDAAGAHAAFAAAQPLVQVLLSELAPFAPAA, from the coding sequence ATGACCGTGCTGAACGTGGAGACGACCCTGGAGCGCCTGGCCGGCGACCAGGAGCTTTTCGGCGAGATCGCGCAGATCCTGATCATGACCGCCCCCGCCCAGCTCGAGTCGATCGGGGCGGCCCTGCAGACGAACGACCTCAAGAGCGCTTACGAGGAAGCCCACTCGCTCAAAGGCGCGGTCGGCGCTTTCGAGGCGCCCGAAGTATTCACCCAGGTCGCGGCGGTCGAGAAGCTCGCGCGCGCCGACGACGCCGCGGGCGCCCATGCCGCTTTCGCCGCGGCCCAGCCGCTGGTGCAGGTGCTGCTCAGCGAGCTGGCTCCGTTCGCTCCCGCAGCCTAG
- a CDS encoding MBL fold metallo-hydrolase codes for MRFASIGSGSEGNGLIVEAGTTRILVDCGFNVAETERRLAKLGLAPPDLAAILITHEHDDHAGGAARLARRYEIPVYLTYGTLNAIGAQGAMIPQLTLIDSHFPFAIGDLEIHPYPVPHDAREPSQFVFSDGDSRLGLLTDAGASTPHIERMLSGIEALVLECNHDLDLLMNGPYPPSLKRRISGRLGHLDNDTAARIVRGIDCRRLQHFVAAHLSAQNNTPDLARSAMAAALNCEAAWIGIATQADGFAWRAIT; via the coding sequence ATCCGCTTCGCATCGATAGGCAGCGGCAGCGAAGGTAACGGCCTCATCGTCGAAGCGGGAACGACCCGCATCCTGGTCGACTGCGGGTTCAACGTCGCGGAGACCGAGCGGCGCCTGGCAAAGCTCGGTCTCGCGCCGCCCGACCTCGCCGCCATCCTCATCACTCACGAGCACGACGACCACGCGGGCGGCGCGGCAAGGCTCGCGCGGCGCTACGAGATCCCGGTCTATCTCACGTACGGCACGCTCAATGCGATAGGGGCGCAGGGCGCGATGATCCCGCAGCTCACGCTGATCGACAGCCATTTTCCGTTCGCGATCGGCGATCTCGAGATCCACCCGTACCCCGTGCCGCACGACGCGCGCGAACCTTCGCAGTTCGTCTTCAGCGACGGGGACAGCCGCCTGGGGCTGCTCACCGACGCCGGTGCGTCGACGCCGCACATCGAACGCATGCTGTCGGGCATCGAGGCGCTGGTGCTCGAGTGCAACCACGATCTCGATCTTCTGATGAACGGGCCTTATCCGCCGAGCCTGAAGCGCCGCATCTCCGGTCGCCTCGGGCACCTCGACAACGACACGGCGGCGCGCATCGTTCGCGGCATCGACTGCCGCCGGCTACAGCACTTCGTCGCGGCCCACCTCTCGGCGCAGAACAACACGCCCGACCTCGCGCGCTCGGCGATGGCGGCGGCGCTCAACTGCGAAGCGGCGTGGATCGGCATCGCCACTCAGGCGGACGGTTTCGCCTGGCGCGCCATTACTTAA
- a CDS encoding sulfite exporter TauE/SafE family protein gives MADTILVLCVVLSAYFVRGITGFGSGLIAVPLLALSHPLTFVVPLVLALDFTASFVLGGANRKNADWKEIKLLVPFGVIGACIGALALMKLPSGPVLCTLGAFTMFFGFRNIFGVSSDKKISGAWAVPTGIGGGAVGALFGTSGPPYIIYLTHRLKDKSQVRATFSWLFVIDGGFRLGLFLVAGLLLETKLQVAYALSLIPMAMGLYTGNKVHLDMTSEAMLKVVGALLVISGAMLFVKVIL, from the coding sequence GTGGCTGACACCATCCTCGTCCTCTGCGTCGTGCTGAGCGCGTATTTCGTGCGCGGCATCACCGGATTCGGCTCCGGCCTCATCGCCGTGCCGCTCCTCGCGCTCTCCCACCCGCTCACGTTCGTCGTGCCGCTGGTCCTCGCGCTGGACTTCACCGCGTCGTTCGTGCTCGGCGGCGCCAACCGCAAGAACGCCGATTGGAAGGAGATCAAGCTCCTCGTCCCGTTCGGCGTGATCGGCGCGTGCATCGGCGCCCTGGCGCTGATGAAGCTGCCGTCGGGACCCGTGCTCTGCACGCTCGGCGCGTTCACGATGTTCTTCGGCTTCCGCAACATCTTCGGCGTGAGCTCCGACAAGAAGATCTCGGGCGCCTGGGCGGTTCCGACCGGCATCGGCGGCGGCGCGGTCGGCGCGCTGTTCGGCACCAGCGGGCCTCCCTACATCATCTATCTCACGCACCGCCTGAAGGACAAGAGCCAGGTGCGCGCGACGTTCTCGTGGCTGTTCGTGATCGACGGCGGCTTCCGCCTCGGCCTGTTCCTGGTCGCCGGCCTGCTGCTCGAGACCAAGCTCCAGGTCGCCTACGCGCTGTCGCTCATCCCGATGGCGATGGGCCTCTACACCGGGAACAAGGTCCACCTCGACATGACCTCCGAAGCGATGCTCAAGGTCGTCGGCGCGCTGCTCGTGATCAGCGGTGCGATGCTGTTCGTCAAAGTCATCCTGTAA
- a CDS encoding tripartite tricarboxylate transporter substrate binding protein — MERIARFILGTVACACWAIPAAAQQYPVRPIRMVIGFPPGGGTDIVGRIVAQKLSEALGQQVVPDNRGGASGQIATELVAKAPADGYTVLMAHISALSILPSLLSKLPYDPVKDFAPVSLAAISPNLLVVHPSLPVKSVKELIALARARPGQLQFSSVGSGSIQHIAGEMFKLQARVNMLHVPYKGAGQSIIDLVAGQVHMDFGTIPPALPHVKSGRLRAVAVTSEKRFSLLPEIPTIAEGGLPGFDMSTWWGLVAPGGVPKEVVARLHGETAKLLREKDVKDRLANVGADPVGNSPDEFGAFIRAERTKYAKVVKDAQIKLD, encoded by the coding sequence ATGGAACGAATCGCGCGTTTCATTCTGGGCACCGTCGCCTGCGCCTGCTGGGCGATCCCCGCGGCAGCCCAGCAATACCCGGTGCGGCCGATCCGCATGGTCATCGGTTTTCCGCCGGGCGGCGGCACCGACATCGTCGGGCGCATCGTGGCGCAGAAGCTCTCGGAAGCGCTCGGCCAGCAGGTGGTGCCCGACAACCGCGGCGGCGCCTCGGGCCAGATCGCCACTGAGCTCGTCGCCAAGGCGCCGGCCGACGGCTACACCGTCCTCATGGCGCACATCTCGGCGCTGTCGATCCTGCCTTCGCTGCTGTCGAAGCTGCCGTACGACCCGGTGAAGGATTTCGCGCCGGTGTCGCTGGCCGCGATCTCGCCCAACCTGCTCGTCGTTCACCCGTCGCTGCCGGTGAAAAGCGTCAAGGAGCTGATCGCGCTGGCCAGGGCGCGGCCGGGCCAGCTTCAGTTCTCGTCGGTGGGCTCGGGCAGCATCCAGCACATCGCGGGCGAGATGTTCAAGCTCCAGGCCCGGGTGAACATGCTGCACGTGCCGTACAAGGGGGCCGGGCAGTCGATCATCGACCTCGTGGCGGGCCAGGTCCACATGGATTTCGGGACGATCCCGCCGGCGCTGCCGCACGTGAAATCGGGACGGCTGCGGGCGGTCGCGGTCACTTCCGAGAAGCGCTTTTCGCTGCTGCCGGAGATACCGACGATCGCCGAAGGCGGCCTGCCGGGCTTCGACATGAGCACGTGGTGGGGCCTGGTCGCCCCGGGCGGCGTTCCGAAAGAGGTGGTCGCGAGGCTCCACGGCGAGACCGCGAAGCTGTTGCGGGAGAAAGACGTGAAGGACCGGCTCGCGAACGTCGGCGCCGACCCGGTCGGCAACTCACCCGACGAGTTCGGCGCCTTCATCCGCGCCGAGCGGACCAAATACGCGAAGGTGGTGAAGGACGCTCAGATCAAGCTGGACTGA
- a CDS encoding fumarylacetoacetate hydrolase family protein has translation MKFMRFEHDGKTGFGAMEGDTRVRVYEGDMFAGCRPTSTLLELSSVKVLIPCVPGKMVALWNNSAIQIEQLKRETPREVLWFLKPPSSFATTGDAIVYPVAHTEKVVLEGELGIVIGKKCKNVTPVEARDVIFGYTVINDVTAQDVVKRDHTFPQYDRAKGYDTFGLFGPCIETEVDPMALRMRSYVNGKLVQNFPVTDYVFNPYETVAEIAKTVTLHPGDVICMGTSLNAARIVPGDTCEIRIDGIGALVNPVIAEQRVNPRVEGDEPRVNLQAAA, from the coding sequence ATGAAATTCATGCGTTTCGAGCACGACGGCAAGACCGGTTTCGGCGCCATGGAAGGCGACACCCGGGTCCGCGTCTACGAAGGCGACATGTTCGCGGGCTGCCGCCCCACCTCGACGCTCCTCGAGCTGTCGAGCGTGAAGGTCCTGATCCCCTGCGTGCCCGGCAAGATGGTCGCGCTGTGGAACAACTCGGCGATCCAGATCGAGCAGCTCAAGCGCGAGACGCCGAGGGAAGTGCTGTGGTTCCTCAAGCCGCCCTCGTCGTTCGCGACGACCGGCGACGCGATCGTCTATCCGGTGGCGCACACCGAGAAAGTCGTGCTCGAAGGCGAGCTCGGCATCGTGATCGGCAAGAAGTGCAAGAACGTGACGCCGGTGGAAGCGCGCGACGTGATCTTCGGCTACACCGTGATCAACGACGTGACGGCGCAGGACGTGGTCAAGCGCGACCACACCTTCCCGCAGTACGACCGCGCCAAGGGCTACGACACGTTCGGCCTGTTCGGTCCGTGCATCGAGACCGAAGTCGACCCGATGGCGCTGCGCATGCGCTCCTACGTGAACGGCAAGCTGGTGCAGAACTTCCCGGTCACCGACTACGTGTTCAACCCGTACGAGACCGTGGCCGAGATCGCCAAGACCGTGACGCTGCATCCCGGCGACGTGATCTGCATGGGCACCTCGCTCAATGCGGCGCGCATCGTCCCGGGCGACACGTGCGAGATCCGCATCGACGGCATCGGCGCTCTGGTCAACCCGGTCATCGCCGAGCAGCGCGTGAACCCGCGCGTCGAAGGCGACGAGCCGCGCGTGAACCTGCAGGCGGCCGCCTGA